In a genomic window of Streptomyces katrae:
- the nrtL gene encoding ArgS-related anticodon-binding protein NrtL: MIPADLSRAVVHAVRRAVEAGELDGPAPGRVVVERTRPGGVGEYASPVALKMGRGAEGALVLAGALAQEPGIATVDVTGPGFLNFTLAPLSATELVRDVRERPERYGCAPARSEAVGGSREQVVRAAVARIREGQGFPPEEGGARVAPVARRDGDVLARYGAGAAVWAMVVVPGRETPAFGDGLLVQGEENEVFRVRYAHARARALTRNAADLGFRAEPGDVDAPALLRALADHPLALEAAAHHRAPERLARHLVAVADALLDFQHQVLPLGDEKPSAAHRARLALAEAAGAVLAGGLALLGIDAPDSL, encoded by the coding sequence GTGATCCCCGCCGACCTCTCTCGTGCCGTCGTACACGCCGTACGCCGTGCCGTCGAGGCCGGGGAACTGGACGGGCCCGCGCCCGGGCGGGTGGTCGTCGAGCGGACCCGGCCCGGAGGGGTGGGGGAGTACGCCAGTCCCGTCGCGCTGAAGATGGGGAGGGGGGCCGAAGGGGCCCTCGTGCTCGCCGGAGCGCTCGCCCAGGAGCCCGGCATCGCGACCGTCGACGTCACCGGCCCCGGATTCCTGAACTTCACCCTCGCCCCCCTGTCCGCCACCGAGCTGGTGCGGGACGTGCGCGAGCGGCCCGAGCGCTACGGGTGCGCCCCGGCGCGGAGCGAGGCCGTCGGCGGATCCCGGGAGCAGGTCGTGCGTGCCGCCGTCGCGCGGATCCGGGAAGGGCAGGGGTTCCCCCCGGAGGAGGGCGGGGCGCGCGTCGCACCCGTGGCCCGGCGGGACGGGGACGTGCTCGCGCGGTACGGGGCCGGGGCCGCGGTCTGGGCCATGGTCGTCGTGCCGGGCCGGGAGACGCCCGCCTTCGGCGACGGACTGCTCGTGCAGGGGGAGGAGAACGAGGTCTTCCGCGTCCGGTACGCGCACGCCCGGGCGCGGGCGCTGACGCGCAACGCCGCGGACCTCGGGTTCCGCGCCGAGCCCGGCGACGTCGACGCGCCCGCCCTGCTGCGTGCCCTCGCCGACCACCCCCTCGCCCTCGAGGCCGCCGCGCACCATCGGGCGCCCGAGCGGCTGGCGCGGCACCTCGTCGCCGTCGCCGACGCGCTCCTCGACTTCCAGCACCAGGTCCTGCCCCTCGGGGACGAGAAACCCTCGGCCGCCCACCGTGCCCGGCTGGCTCTTGCCGAAGCCGCCGGGGCGGTGCTGGCCGGCGGCCTCGCCCTCCTCGGCATAGACGCCCCAGATTCTTTGTGA
- the lysA gene encoding diaminopimelate decarboxylase: protein MSRSAHPAGPRHADVLPEGHYAPPPADLNALDEKVWSRTVTRNGDGVVTVGGIEVTRLAEEFGTPGYFLDEEDFRARCRAWAHAFGKDADVFYAGKAFLSKAVVRWLKEEGLNLDVCSGGELATALAAEMPAERIAFHGNNKSEAEIRRAVGAGVGRIVLDSFQEIARVAHVAAELGVRQPVQIRVTVGVEAHTHEFIATAHEDQKFGIAVADGSAAEAVRRALGHDSLELLGVHSHIGSQIFDMAGFEVSAKRVVQLLAAVRDEHGVELPEIDLGGGLGIAYTSADDPREPHEIAKALTEIVARECESAGLKAPRISVEPGRAIVGPTAFTLYEVGTIKPLEGLRTYVSVDGGMSDNIRTALYDAEYAVTLVSRVSDAEPMLVRVVGKHCESGDIVVRDAFLPADLAPGDLIAVPATGAYCRSMASNYNHALRPPVVAVRDGAARVIVRRETEEDLLSLDLG from the coding sequence ATGAGCCGTTCCGCGCACCCCGCCGGGCCCCGCCACGCCGACGTCCTGCCCGAGGGCCACTACGCCCCGCCGCCCGCCGACCTGAACGCGCTGGACGAGAAGGTCTGGTCGCGGACCGTCACGCGCAACGGGGACGGGGTCGTCACCGTCGGCGGTATCGAAGTGACGCGGCTCGCGGAGGAGTTCGGGACCCCCGGCTACTTCCTCGACGAGGAGGACTTCCGGGCCCGCTGCCGCGCCTGGGCGCACGCCTTCGGCAAGGACGCGGACGTGTTCTACGCGGGGAAGGCGTTCCTGTCCAAGGCCGTCGTGCGGTGGCTGAAGGAAGAGGGGCTGAACCTCGACGTGTGTTCGGGCGGGGAGCTGGCCACCGCGCTCGCCGCCGAGATGCCCGCCGAGCGGATCGCCTTCCACGGCAACAACAAGTCGGAGGCCGAGATCCGCCGCGCGGTCGGCGCCGGTGTGGGGCGGATCGTGCTCGATTCGTTCCAGGAGATCGCGCGGGTCGCGCACGTCGCCGCCGAGCTGGGGGTGCGCCAGCCCGTGCAGATCCGCGTCACCGTCGGCGTGGAGGCGCACACCCACGAGTTCATCGCCACCGCTCACGAGGACCAGAAGTTCGGCATCGCCGTGGCCGACGGGTCCGCCGCCGAGGCCGTGCGCCGCGCCCTCGGGCACGACAGCCTGGAGCTGCTCGGCGTCCACTCCCACATCGGCTCGCAGATCTTCGACATGGCCGGTTTCGAGGTGTCCGCCAAGCGGGTCGTGCAGCTGCTGGCCGCCGTCCGCGACGAGCACGGCGTCGAGCTCCCCGAGATCGACCTCGGCGGCGGCCTCGGCATCGCCTACACCTCCGCCGACGACCCGCGCGAGCCGCACGAGATCGCCAAGGCGCTCACCGAGATCGTCGCGCGGGAGTGCGAGAGCGCGGGGCTCAAGGCCCCCCGGATCTCCGTCGAGCCCGGCCGCGCCATCGTCGGCCCGACCGCGTTCACCCTCTACGAGGTCGGCACGATCAAGCCGCTGGAGGGCCTGCGCACGTACGTCTCCGTCGACGGGGGCATGTCCGACAACATCCGCACGGCCCTGTACGACGCCGAGTACGCCGTCACCCTCGTCTCCCGCGTCTCCGACGCCGAGCCCATGCTCGTCCGCGTCGTCGGCAAGCACTGCGAGAGCGGAGACATCGTCGTCCGGGACGCCTTCCTCCCCGCCGACCTGGCCCCCGGCGACCTGATCGCCGTACCCGCCACCGGGGCGTACTGCCGCTCCATGGCCAGCAACTACAACCACGCGCTCCGCCCGCCCGTCGTCGCCGTCCGCGACGGGGCCGCGCGGGTGATCGTCCGGCGTGAGACGGAGGAAGATCTCCTGTCCCTCGACCTCGGGTGA
- a CDS encoding response regulator: MAKTRTRGLRATYPQVVPGASGRVLVVDDNKVIRQLIKVNLELEGFEVVTANDGAECLDVVHRVCPDAITLDVVMPRLDGFGAAARLRADPRTRHVPLAIVSACTQHEVEAAIAAGVDAFLAKPFEPAELVKVVRRLVERKDRRERKGAPAGRGV; the protein is encoded by the coding sequence GTGGCAAAAACCCGGACGCGGGGGCTTAGGGCGACCTACCCTCAAGTTGTGCCAGGCGCCTCGGGCCGGGTGCTTGTTGTCGACGACAACAAGGTCATCCGGCAGCTGATCAAGGTCAATCTCGAGCTGGAGGGCTTCGAGGTCGTGACCGCGAACGATGGTGCCGAGTGCCTGGACGTCGTCCACCGGGTGTGTCCCGACGCCATCACCCTTGATGTGGTCATGCCGCGGCTGGACGGGTTCGGGGCCGCCGCGCGGCTGCGGGCCGATCCGCGGACGCGGCACGTGCCGCTCGCCATCGTCAGTGCCTGTACCCAGCACGAGGTCGAGGCCGCCATCGCCGCCGGCGTGGACGCCTTCCTCGCCAAGCCCTTCGAGCCCGCCGAGCTGGTGAAGGTCGTGCGGCGGCTCGTCGAGCGGAAGGACCGGCGGGAGCGGAAGGGCGCCCCGGCCGGCAGAGGGGTGTGA
- a CDS encoding homoserine dehydrogenase, with product MRTRPLKVALLGCGVVGSEVARIMTTHADDLAARIGAPVELAGVAVRRPSKVREGIDPALVTTDATALLKRGDIDVAIEVIGGIEPARTLITTAFENGISVVSANKALLAQDGAALHAAAETHGLDLYYEAAVAGAIPLVRPMRESLAGDKINRVMGIVNGTTNFILDKMDSTGAGYQEALDQATALGYAEADPTADVEGYDAAAKAAILAGIAFHTRVRLDDVYREGMTEVSAADFASAKRMGCTIKLLAILERAADGESVTARVHPAMIPLSHPLASVREAYNAVFVEAEAAGRLMFYGPGAGGSPTASAVLGDLVAVCRNKLAEATGPGESAYTQLPVSPMGDVVTRYHISLDVADKPGVLAQVATTFAEHGVSIDTVRQQGKDGEASLVVVTHRAPDAALSGTVEALRKLDTVRGVASIMRVEGE from the coding sequence ATGCGTACGCGTCCGCTGAAGGTGGCGCTGCTGGGCTGTGGAGTGGTCGGCTCAGAGGTGGCGCGCATCATGACGACGCACGCCGACGATCTGGCCGCCAGGATCGGCGCGCCCGTCGAGCTCGCCGGCGTCGCGGTGCGCCGCCCCTCCAAGGTGCGCGAGGGCATCGACCCCGCGCTCGTCACCACCGACGCCACCGCGCTGCTCAAACGCGGCGACATCGACGTGGCGATCGAGGTCATCGGCGGCATCGAGCCCGCCCGCACCCTGATCACCACCGCCTTCGAGAACGGCATCTCCGTCGTCTCCGCGAACAAGGCGCTGCTCGCCCAGGACGGCGCCGCGCTGCACGCCGCGGCCGAGACGCACGGGCTGGACCTGTACTACGAGGCCGCCGTCGCAGGCGCCATCCCGCTGGTCCGCCCGATGCGCGAGTCCCTCGCCGGCGACAAGATCAACCGGGTGATGGGCATCGTCAACGGCACGACGAACTTCATCCTCGACAAGATGGACTCCACGGGCGCCGGCTACCAGGAGGCGCTCGACCAGGCCACCGCCCTCGGCTACGCCGAGGCCGACCCGACCGCCGACGTCGAGGGCTACGACGCCGCCGCCAAGGCCGCCATCCTGGCCGGCATCGCCTTCCACACCCGCGTCCGCCTCGACGACGTGTACCGCGAGGGCATGACCGAGGTCAGCGCCGCGGACTTCGCCTCCGCCAAGCGGATGGGCTGCACCATCAAGCTCCTCGCCATCCTGGAGCGTGCCGCCGACGGCGAGTCCGTCACCGCCCGCGTCCACCCGGCGATGATCCCGCTCAGCCACCCGCTCGCCTCCGTCCGCGAGGCCTACAACGCGGTCTTCGTCGAGGCGGAGGCCGCCGGGCGGCTGATGTTCTACGGGCCCGGCGCGGGCGGTTCGCCGACCGCGTCCGCGGTGCTCGGCGACCTCGTCGCCGTCTGCCGCAACAAGCTCGCCGAGGCAACGGGGCCCGGCGAGTCGGCGTACACCCAGCTGCCCGTCAGCCCCATGGGGGACGTCGTCACCCGCTACCACATCAGCCTCGATGTGGCGGACAAGCCGGGCGTCCTCGCCCAGGTGGCGACCACCTTCGCGGAGCACGGCGTGTCGATCGACACGGTCAGGCAGCAGGGCAAGGACGGTGAGGCCTCCCTCGTCGTCGTCACCCACCGCGCACCCGACGCCGCCCTCTCCGGGACCGTCGAGGCGCTGCGGAAGCTGGACACCGTGCGCGGTGTCGCCAGCATCATGCGTGTTGAAGGGGAGTAA
- the thrC gene encoding threonine synthase → MSSNRTHQWRGIIEEYRDRLPVTETTPVVTLREGGTPLVPAQVLSERTGCEVHLKVEGANPTGSFKDRGMTMAITKAKEDGAKAVICASTGNTSASAAAYAVRAGMVSAVLVPRGKIALGKMGQALVHGAKILQVDGNFDDCLDLARALSDNYPVALVNSVNPVRIEGQKTAAFEIVDALGDAPDIHVLPVGNAGNITAYWKGFKEYKADGLASRTPRVWGFQASGSAPIVRGEIVKEPHTIATAIRIGNPASWEFALAAKEESGGFIDEVTDRQILAAYRLLASQEGVFVEPASAASVAGLLKAAELGLVDPGQKIVCTVTGNGLKDPDWAVAGAPQPVTVPVDAEAAAVRLGLV, encoded by the coding sequence ATGAGCAGCAATCGCACCCACCAGTGGCGCGGCATCATCGAGGAGTACCGGGACCGGCTGCCGGTCACCGAGACGACCCCCGTGGTCACGCTCCGGGAGGGTGGCACTCCCCTCGTTCCCGCCCAGGTGCTCTCCGAGCGCACCGGCTGTGAGGTGCACCTCAAGGTCGAAGGCGCGAACCCCACCGGTTCCTTCAAGGACCGCGGCATGACCATGGCCATCACCAAGGCCAAGGAGGACGGCGCCAAGGCCGTCATCTGCGCCTCCACGGGCAACACCTCCGCCTCGGCCGCCGCGTACGCGGTGCGCGCCGGCATGGTGTCCGCGGTCCTCGTGCCGCGCGGCAAGATCGCGCTCGGCAAGATGGGCCAGGCCCTCGTGCACGGCGCGAAGATCCTGCAGGTTGACGGCAACTTCGACGACTGCCTGGACCTGGCCCGCGCGCTGTCCGACAACTACCCGGTGGCGCTGGTCAATTCCGTCAACCCGGTGCGCATCGAGGGCCAGAAGACGGCCGCGTTCGAGATCGTGGACGCGCTCGGCGACGCCCCCGACATCCACGTGCTGCCCGTCGGCAACGCCGGCAACATCACCGCGTACTGGAAGGGCTTCAAGGAGTACAAGGCCGACGGCCTTGCCTCCCGTACGCCCCGCGTGTGGGGTTTCCAGGCCTCCGGCTCGGCGCCGATCGTGCGCGGCGAGATCGTCAAGGAGCCGCACACCATCGCCACCGCGATCCGCATCGGCAACCCGGCCTCCTGGGAATTCGCCCTCGCGGCGAAGGAGGAGTCGGGCGGCTTCATCGACGAGGTGACGGACCGCCAGATCCTGGCCGCCTACCGCCTGTTGGCCTCACAGGAGGGCGTCTTCGTCGAGCCCGCCTCGGCCGCCTCCGTGGCCGGTCTGCTCAAGGCCGCCGAGCTCGGCCTGGTCGACCCCGGCCAGAAGATCGTGTGCACCGTCACCGGCAACGGCCTGAAGGACCCCGACTGGGCGGTCGCCGGCGCTCCGCAGCCCGTCACCGTTCCGGTGGACGCCGAGGCCGCCGCCGTCCGGCTCGGCCTGGTCTGA
- the thrB gene encoding homoserine kinase codes for MAGPAFRAAAVRVRVPASSANLGPGFDALGLALGLYDDVVVRVADSGLNIDIAGEGADTLPRDESHLLVRSMRTAFDLLGGQPRGLEVVCANRIPHGRGLGSSSAAICAGIVAARAVTIGGEARLDDTALLELATEIEGHPDNVAACLLGGFTLAWMEGGSAKAIRMDPAGSIVPVVFVPSKPVLTETARGLLPRSVPHVDAAVNAGRAGLLVEAMTRRPEFLLPATEDRLHQEYRAPAMPESVALVGRLRADGIPAVISGAGPTVLALVDNDAADKVAQLAGEGWAANRLALDAAGASVLPLGAQGGQPVSW; via the coding sequence ATGGCAGGTCCAGCGTTCCGCGCCGCCGCCGTACGAGTGCGCGTGCCCGCCAGCAGTGCCAACCTCGGCCCCGGCTTCGACGCCCTCGGCCTGGCCCTGGGGCTCTACGACGACGTGGTCGTCCGCGTCGCCGACTCCGGCCTGAACATCGACATCGCGGGTGAGGGCGCCGACACCCTCCCGCGTGACGAGAGCCACCTCCTCGTACGTTCCATGCGCACCGCCTTCGACCTGCTGGGCGGACAGCCGCGCGGCCTGGAGGTCGTCTGCGCCAACCGCATTCCGCACGGGCGGGGCCTCGGCTCCTCCTCGGCCGCGATCTGCGCCGGCATCGTCGCCGCGCGCGCCGTGACCATAGGCGGCGAGGCCCGGCTCGACGACACGGCGCTGCTGGAGCTCGCCACCGAGATCGAGGGCCACCCGGACAACGTCGCCGCCTGTCTGCTCGGCGGCTTCACCCTCGCGTGGATGGAGGGCGGCAGTGCGAAGGCGATCCGTATGGACCCCGCCGGTTCCATCGTTCCGGTGGTCTTCGTCCCGTCGAAGCCGGTCCTGACCGAGACCGCGCGCGGCCTGCTGCCGCGCTCCGTTCCGCACGTGGACGCCGCCGTGAACGCGGGGCGCGCGGGCCTGCTCGTGGAGGCCATGACCAGGCGTCCCGAGTTCCTGCTGCCCGCCACCGAGGACCGGCTGCACCAGGAGTACCGCGCCCCCGCGATGCCGGAGAGCGTGGCGCTCGTGGGCCGGCTGCGGGCGGACGGCATCCCCGCGGTCATCTCCGGCGCGGGCCCCACGGTCCTCGCGCTGGTCGACAACGACGCGGCCGACAAGGTCGCGCAGCTCGCGGGCGAGGGGTGGGCCGCGAACCGGCTCGCCCTCGACGCCGCGGGTGCGAGCGTCCTTCCGCTGGGCGCCCAGGGCGGTCAGCCCGTGTCCTGGTGA